In Brachypodium distachyon strain Bd21 chromosome 2, Brachypodium_distachyon_v3.0, whole genome shotgun sequence, one genomic interval encodes:
- the LOC100823157 gene encoding uncharacterized protein LOC100823157 isoform X1, producing MEAGAGRHEASREVCAHLPLRAAPPPITTSSRALSFSPSIHLLNHHMDDKKKSPPAPAAAAAATAPAPANGYFSSVFSASPAANPRDARETDLNTILNRQNPKGPTSGGIADGKFQGSPTKGRVTYKDGQQFYPNEPSESPYFGSSVHYGGRDFYDSSPHKQASESSRSYKDDNPDGSLATRGDWWQGSLYY from the exons ATGGAGGCCGGAGCAGGACGCCACGAGGCAAGCAGAGAAGTGTGTGCTCATCTTCCCCTTCGAGCCGCACCGCCGCCTATAACGACCTCTTCACGTGCCCTATCTTTCTCCCCTTCCATTCATCTCCTAAACCACCACATGGATGACAAGAAGAAgtcgccgcccgcgcccgcagccgcagccgccgcaaccgcgccggcgccggcgaacgGATACTTCAGCTCCGTTTTCTCCGCGTCGCCTGCG GCAAATCCAAGAGACGCGAGGGAGACTGACCTGAACACGATACTGAACAGGCAGAATCCTAAAGGGCCGACCAGTGGGGGCATTGCAG ATGGCAAATTCCAAGGCAGCCCCACTAAAGGTCGTGTCACATACAAAGATGGACAACAGTTTTATCCAAATGAGCCCTCCGAGTCACCTTATTTTGGCTCGTCTGTGCATTACGGTGGCCGGGACTTCTATGACAGCTCTCCACACAAGCAAGCCAGTGAATCATCAAGAAGT TATAAGGACGACAATCCGGATGGCTCTCTGGCTACCAGAGGTGATTGGTGGCAAG GTTCACTTTACTACTAA
- the LOC100823157 gene encoding uncharacterized protein LOC100823157 isoform X2 produces the protein MEAGAGRHEASREVCAHLPLRAAPPPITTSSRALSFSPSIHLLNHHMDDKKKSPPAPAAAAAATAPAPANGYFSSVFSASPAMANSKAAPLKVVSHTKMDNSFIQMSPPSHLILARLCITVAGTSMTALHTSKPVNHQEVIRTTIRMALWLPEVIGGKVHFTTK, from the exons ATGGAGGCCGGAGCAGGACGCCACGAGGCAAGCAGAGAAGTGTGTGCTCATCTTCCCCTTCGAGCCGCACCGCCGCCTATAACGACCTCTTCACGTGCCCTATCTTTCTCCCCTTCCATTCATCTCCTAAACCACCACATGGATGACAAGAAGAAgtcgccgcccgcgcccgcagccgcagccgccgcaaccgcgccggcgccggcgaacgGATACTTCAGCTCCGTTTTCTCCGCGTCGCCTGCG ATGGCAAATTCCAAGGCAGCCCCACTAAAGGTCGTGTCACATACAAAGATGGACAACAGTTTTATCCAAATGAGCCCTCCGAGTCACCTTATTTTGGCTCGTCTGTGCATTACGGTGGCCGGGACTTCTATGACAGCTCTCCACACAAGCAAGCCAGTGAATCATCAAGAAGT TATAAGGACGACAATCCGGATGGCTCTCTGGCTACCAGAGGTGATTGGTGGCAAG GTTCACTTTACTACTAAATAA
- the LOC100838888 gene encoding rop guanine nucleotide exchange factor 7, with the protein MARGGGGPAEEEEEGEMAVSETLTAESADDEERRRRGSSGSSASSEAASSESYCPPDEWQQAVAIKTCVTDDATGKAKPPDAKEKLPGAEKHRAPELELMKERFAKLLLGEDMSGSGKGVCTALAISNAITNLCATIFGQLWRLEPLAPEKKAMWRREMDWLLCVSDHIVELVPTWQTFPDGTRLEIMTSRPRSDLYINLPALRKLDNMLLEILESFRDTEFWYADQGICDGAASFRKSSFHRRDEKWWLPVPRVSLGGLGEATRRQLEHKRDCANQILKAAMAINSNALAEMDVPESYHDSLPKNGRATLGDIIYRYITSEQFSPDCLLDCLDLSSEYQAVEIANRVEASIYVWRRRGTAAGKSAGGKSSWGMVKDMIMDTEKRGDLLAERAEGLLISLRQRFPGLTQTSLDMSKIQYNKDVGKSILESYSRVLESLASNIIARIDDLLHVDELSKQPDQVPADGKFIARKAAAMVAPAPASGTPYLTAYATPSFSPALLSSPSKIGRALLVDRRSHHHSKNGVEVVKGMLASSRLAAEL; encoded by the exons ATGGcgagagggggaggaggcccggctgaggaagaggaagagggggagatGGCGGTGAGCGAGACGCTGACGGCGGAGtcggccgacgacgaggagcgccgccgccgcgggagcAGCGGCTCGAGCGCCAGCTCTGAGGCCGCCTCCAGTGAGTCCTACTGCCCGCCCGACGAGTGGCAGCAGGCCGTCGCCATCAAGACCTGCGTCACCGACGACGCCACGGGCAAGGCCAAGCCGCCGGACGCCAAGGAGAAACTCCCCGGCGCCGAGAAGCACAGAGCCCCAG AGCTGGAGCTGATGAAGGAGAGGTTCGCGAAGCTGCTGCTGGGCGAGGACATGTCCGGGAGCGGCAAGGGCGTCTGCACCGCGCTCGCCATCTCCAACGCCATCACCAACCTCTGCG CGACGATATTCGGGCAGCTGTGGAGGCTGGAGCCGCTGGccccggagaagaaggcgatgTGGCGGCGGGAGATGGACTGGCTGCTGTGCGTCAGCGACCATATTGTCGAGCTAGTGCCCACATGGCAGACATTCCCTGACGGAACCAGGCTTGAG ATCATGACAAGCAGGCCACGATCCGATCTGTACATCAATCTGCCGGCACTTCGGAAGCTAGACAACATGCTCCTT GAAATCCTGGAGAGTTTCAGAGACACCGAGTTCTGGTACGCCGACCAGGGGATCTGCGACGGTGCGGCTTCCTTCCGGAAGTCTTCGTTCCACCGCCGCGACGAGAAGTGGTGGCTGCCGGTGCCCCGCGTCTCCCTCGGCGGCCTCGGCGAGGCCACGCGGAGGCAGCTCGAGCACAAGCGGGACTGCGCCAACCAGATCCTCaaggccgccatggccatcaACAGCAACGCCCTGGCCGAAATGGACGTCCCCGAATCGTACCACGACTCGTTGCCCAAG AACGGGCGTGCGACGCTAGGGGACATCATATACCGCTACATCACGTCGGAGCAGTTCTCTCCTGACTGCCTCCTGGACTGCCTGGACCTGTCGTCGGAGTACCAGGCCGTGGAGATCGCCAACCGCGTGGAGGCCTCCATCTACGTGTGGCGCCGGAGGGGCACCGCAGCCGGCAAGTCGGCGGGCGGCAAGTCGTCGTGGGGCATGGTCAAGGACATGATCATGGACACGGAGAAGAGAGGCGACCTGCTCGCCGAGCGCGCCGAGGGCCTCCTGATTTCCCTCAGGCAGAGGTTCCCCGGGCTGACGCAGACCAGCTTGGACATGAGCAAGATCCAGTACAACAAG GATGTGGGGAAGTCGATCCTGGAGAGCTACTCGAGGGTTCTGGAGAGCCTGGCGTCCAACATCATCGCGAGGATCGACGACCTGCTCCACGTGGACGAGCTGAGCAAGCAGCCGGACCAGGTCCCCGCCGATGGCAAGTTTATTGCTCGcaaggcggcggccatggtggcgccggcgccggcctcggGCACGCCGTACCTCACGGCGTACGCGACGCCGAGCTTCTCGCCGGCGCTGCTGTCCAGCCCGTCCAAGATCGGGAGGGCGCTGCTGGTCGACAGGCGGTCGCACCACCACAGCAAGAACGGCGTGGAGGTGGTGAAGGGGATGCTGGCCAGCAGCCGGTTGGCCGCGGAGCTGTGA